The proteins below are encoded in one region of Vibrio sp. ED004:
- the lolC gene encoding lipoprotein-releasing ABC transporter permease subunit LolC, with protein sequence MFHPISMFVGLRYLKGRSGDRFSRFVSYMSTAGITIGVLSLITVLSVMNGFEAQLKDRILGVLPQAVVYEQGGTTSLSEKAPSFAEQISLNGHVEPIVRSEAVIQSPAQLSAGLLIGIEPNSDDPLQDHLIAGRLSSLEAGQYQLFLGHTLARNLKVSMGDKVRLMVTSASQYTPLGRIPSQRNFTVAGIFNTGSDIDAQLMVSNIQDAGRLMRYKSDTISGWRLFFDDPFEVAELSNQPLPDGWLWSDWRDQRGELFQAVRMEKNMMGLMLGLIIGVAAFNIISALIMVVMEKQSEVAILKTQGMTDGQVMGIFMVQGASSGVIGALSGGVLGVVLAMNLNAILEAMGVALFSFGGQLPIMINPIQIAVVVVLAIALSLIATVFPSYRASSVKPAEALRYE encoded by the coding sequence ATGTTTCATCCTATTTCAATGTTTGTTGGCCTGCGTTATTTGAAAGGCCGTTCAGGTGATCGCTTTAGCCGTTTTGTTTCTTACATGTCGACGGCAGGTATCACCATTGGTGTGCTGTCTTTGATTACTGTTTTATCGGTAATGAATGGATTCGAAGCGCAGTTAAAAGACCGAATCCTTGGCGTTCTTCCTCAGGCTGTGGTTTACGAGCAAGGAGGCACGACCTCGCTTTCTGAAAAAGCCCCAAGTTTCGCAGAACAAATTTCGCTTAATGGCCACGTCGAACCGATTGTACGCAGTGAGGCGGTGATTCAGAGCCCGGCTCAATTGTCGGCTGGTCTTTTAATCGGTATCGAGCCAAATTCCGATGACCCACTTCAGGACCACTTAATTGCTGGTCGCTTGTCTTCACTCGAAGCTGGGCAATATCAGCTGTTCCTTGGTCATACTTTGGCGAGAAACTTGAAAGTATCCATGGGCGATAAAGTTCGCTTAATGGTGACCAGCGCGAGTCAATACACACCACTGGGGCGTATTCCTAGCCAACGAAATTTCACCGTAGCCGGTATCTTTAATACGGGGTCGGATATTGATGCTCAGCTCATGGTCAGCAACATTCAAGATGCAGGGCGTTTGATGCGTTACAAGTCGGACACGATTTCAGGCTGGCGACTGTTTTTTGATGACCCGTTTGAAGTCGCGGAGCTATCCAATCAACCGTTGCCTGATGGTTGGTTGTGGAGCGATTGGCGTGACCAACGCGGCGAGCTGTTCCAAGCTGTGCGCATGGAAAAGAATATGATGGGCTTGATGCTTGGGCTGATCATCGGTGTTGCTGCATTCAATATTATCTCTGCGCTGATTATGGTGGTGATGGAGAAGCAGTCTGAAGTCGCGATTCTTAAAACCCAAGGTATGACTGATGGTCAAGTGATGGGTATCTTTATGGTTCAAGGTGCGAGTAGCGGCGTGATTGGCGCGCTATCGGGCGGCGTTTTAGGCGTTGTATTAGCCATGAACTTGAATGCTATTTTAGAGGCGATGGGTGTTGCTCTGTTCTCGTTTGGTGGTCAACTGCCAATCATGATTAACCCAATTCAAATCGCAGTTGTTGTGGTTCTGGCTATTGCACTTAGCTTGATTGCCACTGTTTTCCCTTCTTATCGTGCATCATCTGTGAAACCTGCTGAGGCCCTTCGTTATGAGTAA
- the lolD gene encoding lipoprotein-releasing ABC transporter ATP-binding protein LolD yields the protein MSNFLQCNDIRKTYREGSLDTEVLKGVSFDIEKGELVSIIGTSGSGKSTLLHILGALDDASAGSVSFLGQDLASLSSNKQAKLRNQHLGFVYQFHHLLSDFSALENVAMPLLIGGEKPAKAKQEAQLLLDKVGLSHRVDHRPSELSGGERQRVAIARALVNKPALVLADEPTGNLDHNTALSIYDLMRELNREYDTAFLVVTHDGELAGKMDRQLHMQDGLLVNVEKEES from the coding sequence ATGAGTAATTTTCTTCAATGTAATGATATCCGTAAAACGTACCGTGAAGGCTCGTTGGATACCGAAGTCCTTAAAGGTGTTAGCTTTGACATTGAGAAAGGCGAACTGGTCTCGATCATTGGTACCTCTGGTTCAGGTAAAAGTACGCTACTGCATATATTAGGCGCTTTAGATGATGCTTCTGCGGGCAGTGTGAGTTTTCTTGGTCAAGATTTAGCGTCTTTAAGTTCGAACAAGCAGGCCAAGCTTCGCAACCAACATCTAGGTTTTGTTTATCAATTCCACCATCTGCTTTCTGATTTTTCTGCACTAGAAAACGTAGCTATGCCGTTACTTATCGGCGGTGAGAAACCAGCGAAAGCAAAACAAGAAGCACAATTGTTACTTGATAAAGTCGGGCTGAGTCATCGTGTTGATCACCGACCTTCAGAGCTTTCTGGTGGTGAAAGACAGCGTGTGGCAATTGCTCGTGCATTGGTAAATAAACCTGCTTTAGTTTTAGCTGATGAACCGACGGGTAACCTTGACCACAACACAGCGCTTTCTATTTACGACTTAATGCGTGAGTTGAACCGTGAATACGATACTGCCTTCTTGGTGGTGACTCACGATGGTGAACTTGCGGGCAAGATGGATCGTCAACTTCATATGCAAGATGGCTTGTTAGTTAACGTAGAAAAAGAGGAGAGCTAA
- the lolE gene encoding lipoprotein-releasing ABC transporter permease subunit LolE: MFSSLSLLIGGRFSRAKQRDKMVSFISLSSTIGIAVGVAVIIIGLSAMNGFERELESRVLSVIPHGEFEGVNEPVTRWEHVIEQSEKHDKVVAAAPYVKITALAEKGKELKAIEVRGVDPKREQEVSSLSKFIDKQAWSEFKAGQQQIILGSGVANVLGAKVGDYLTLMIPTVNGTVKVQAPKRVRVKVVGLLTLNGQIDHSLALIPLGDAQVYANLGEAVTGVSLKVTDVLNANSIVREVGNQLDVYVYLRSWQQKFGFLYRDIQLVRTIMYLVMVLVIGVACFNIVSTLMMAVKDRASEIAILRTMGASDGLVKRIFVWQGVFSGVLGSLVGSAIGVLVALNLTTIIKGLEKLIDHQFLSGDIYFVDFLPSQLNMTNVIVVSGTAIVLSLLATWYPASRAAKLNPASVLSSK, encoded by the coding sequence GTGTTTTCTTCTTTATCTCTATTGATTGGCGGCCGCTTTAGTCGTGCTAAGCAGCGAGACAAGATGGTGTCTTTCATCTCCTTGTCTTCGACAATTGGCATTGCGGTTGGTGTGGCGGTGATCATTATTGGTTTGTCGGCCATGAATGGTTTCGAGCGTGAGCTTGAATCGCGTGTGCTTTCTGTTATTCCACACGGTGAGTTTGAGGGCGTGAATGAACCGGTCACTCGCTGGGAGCATGTGATTGAACAGTCCGAGAAACACGACAAGGTTGTGGCAGCAGCGCCTTATGTGAAAATTACAGCGCTTGCTGAAAAGGGCAAAGAGCTGAAAGCGATCGAAGTACGCGGCGTTGATCCTAAGCGTGAGCAAGAAGTATCAAGCCTGTCTAAGTTTATCGATAAACAAGCTTGGAGTGAATTTAAGGCAGGACAACAGCAGATCATCTTGGGCTCGGGTGTCGCGAATGTGCTCGGTGCGAAAGTCGGCGATTACCTAACCCTGATGATTCCAACGGTGAATGGAACGGTGAAGGTTCAAGCGCCAAAACGAGTTAGAGTCAAAGTGGTGGGTCTGCTGACTCTTAATGGCCAGATTGATCACAGCTTGGCTTTGATCCCTCTTGGTGATGCTCAGGTTTACGCAAACCTAGGTGAAGCGGTGACAGGGGTTTCTTTGAAAGTAACCGATGTACTGAATGCCAACTCGATTGTGCGTGAAGTCGGAAATCAGCTTGATGTGTATGTGTACCTGCGTAGTTGGCAACAGAAGTTTGGTTTCTTATACCGAGATATTCAGCTAGTTCGCACCATCATGTACCTAGTAATGGTGTTGGTAATTGGTGTGGCTTGTTTCAACATTGTCTCTACTTTGATGATGGCAGTAAAAGACAGAGCATCAGAGATTGCGATACTAAGAACCATGGGTGCTTCGGATGGATTGGTGAAACGCATCTTTGTTTGGCAGGGTGTCTTCTCGGGTGTGTTAGGCAGTCTAGTTGGTAGTGCAATTGGTGTATTGGTCGCGCTTAATCTAACCACTATCATCAAGGGGCTTGAAAAGTTGATTGATCATCAGTTCCTGTCGGGCGATATCTACTTTGTCGATTTCTTGCCATCACAGCTGAACATGACGAATGTTATTGTCGTGTCCGGTACTGCGATTGTTTTGAGCTTATTGGCGACATGGTACCCAGCATCACGAGCGGCGAAGTTGAACCCTGCCTCGGTGTTAAGTTCTAAATAA
- a CDS encoding DUF2062 domain-containing protein yields MPRKFIKRFMPDHELIKRQKALKVFGNVLYNPNLWCLNRRSAAGAFAVGLFMAFVPLPSQMIMSAGLAVACGVNLPLSVALVWISNPVTMPVLFYFAYKVGAFVMHVPPQAFHFELSWDFILAQMSTIGPPFLLGCLICGVVSAMIGYFGIRGLWRYSVVRSWKKRKARY; encoded by the coding sequence ATGCCAAGAAAGTTTATCAAACGATTTATGCCTGACCATGAGCTCATCAAGCGTCAGAAAGCATTGAAAGTTTTTGGCAATGTTTTGTACAACCCCAACTTATGGTGCCTTAATCGTCGCTCTGCGGCTGGCGCGTTTGCTGTTGGGTTATTCATGGCGTTTGTCCCTCTACCAAGTCAAATGATTATGTCTGCAGGCCTCGCTGTCGCATGTGGCGTTAATCTACCGTTGTCTGTCGCTCTTGTTTGGATCAGCAACCCGGTCACCATGCCTGTGCTCTTCTACTTTGCGTACAAAGTCGGGGCGTTTGTGATGCATGTGCCACCTCAAGCCTTTCATTTCGAGCTGTCTTGGGACTTTATCTTGGCGCAAATGAGCACGATAGGACCTCCATTCCTACTAGGTTGTCTGATTTGTGGCGTGGTTTCAGCGATGATTGGCTACTTTGGTATTCGCGGCTTATGGCGTTACTCAGTAGTGAGAAGCTGGAAGAAACGAAAAGCAAGGTACTGA
- a CDS encoding DNA internalization-related competence protein ComEC/Rec2, protein MQTNRLFQSGQNTTINASVVSLFSENSHGFESVIVVRSIGGEKLIFPQLIKLRLFTPFKLTLGDEVYLSASIKPVWGKLNEVGFDLEKYLFSTGVVANVIYRADTRYRIHSSTNLRYQWFESTLQRLNRLANTDLIVALSFGYRDLIHPQQWDLLKSSGLIHLMAISGLHIGIAFGIGYQLGKAVRLVSPSLLWLPTLFGLGLAYFYSWFAGFTLPTLRALVMCVLASYFLWRGQSISLIRYVALSLCVVLLIWPFSALSSSFWLSFGALGAVLYIAMNNNSSSSSPTFIGRAFVLIKIQFMLTLLIAPFSMLFFQGVSLVSVVYNLLLLPWVSIVTIPLLFLAMFFSLFSEFFLEARALTYGIASKLWKLVDLSLEPLVFSLPFSEQFWIQVDNHTSGLFVSLIVFFGFVSRYIQSKLSILTVSAVVLWWELGESKPDSFTIDILDVGHGLSLVLEKNNQVVVYDLGNVWPGGSIVESLLIPTLNSRGIRGIEGVIISHFDSDHAGGFPALLESYDPKWVRTSQNINLQTQSTTQAQSNIQACTIGEAWDWQGIEFEVLWPPQRVKRAYNPHSCVVRLYEPDSEFSMLLTGDIELVSEWLLARQGERLRSDVMLVPHHGSGSSSIKPFIEAVSPQLAIASLAKGNQWGMPSESVIARYQEVGSAWLDTGESGQITITLTQEGWQYHTIREEQGRQWYRQMLRKGVE, encoded by the coding sequence ATACAAACGAATCGATTATTCCAATCAGGGCAGAATACTACCATAAATGCGTCGGTTGTTAGCCTTTTTAGTGAAAATAGCCACGGTTTTGAAAGCGTAATAGTAGTCAGATCAATTGGCGGCGAAAAATTAATCTTTCCTCAATTGATAAAATTGCGGTTGTTTACGCCTTTTAAGTTAACGCTCGGAGATGAAGTCTATTTGTCGGCTTCAATAAAGCCCGTTTGGGGCAAGCTCAACGAGGTGGGCTTTGATCTGGAAAAGTATCTATTCAGTACAGGAGTGGTGGCTAATGTAATTTACCGAGCAGATACCAGATATCGGATCCACTCTAGCACCAACCTACGTTATCAGTGGTTTGAAAGCACTCTCCAACGGCTAAATAGACTGGCCAACACTGATCTTATTGTGGCTCTGAGCTTTGGTTATCGAGATCTGATTCATCCTCAGCAGTGGGACTTGCTTAAAAGTAGTGGGTTAATTCACTTGATGGCTATTTCAGGGCTCCATATTGGGATTGCTTTTGGTATTGGTTATCAATTGGGGAAGGCCGTCCGATTGGTTTCTCCTTCACTGCTCTGGTTGCCCACGCTGTTTGGTCTTGGTTTGGCCTATTTCTACAGTTGGTTTGCAGGATTTACTTTGCCGACACTTAGAGCTCTGGTGATGTGTGTTCTCGCGAGTTACTTTCTGTGGCGTGGGCAAAGTATCAGTTTGATTCGCTATGTGGCATTGAGCTTGTGTGTAGTCTTGTTGATTTGGCCATTTTCAGCATTATCGAGTAGCTTTTGGCTATCCTTTGGTGCGTTGGGCGCGGTGCTCTACATTGCTATGAACAACAACTCATCTTCTTCAAGCCCCACCTTTATCGGCCGAGCATTTGTGCTCATCAAGATACAGTTTATGCTGACGTTATTGATTGCTCCCTTTTCGATGTTGTTTTTCCAAGGGGTGAGTCTGGTCTCTGTTGTCTATAACCTGCTGTTGTTGCCTTGGGTGTCGATAGTGACGATTCCATTGCTGTTTCTGGCGATGTTTTTTAGCTTATTCTCCGAATTTTTTCTTGAAGCGAGAGCTTTAACTTATGGCATCGCCTCTAAGTTGTGGAAGCTCGTTGATTTGTCGCTTGAACCTCTGGTTTTCAGTCTCCCTTTCTCTGAACAGTTTTGGATTCAGGTGGATAACCACACGAGTGGGCTATTTGTATCCTTGATCGTGTTTTTCGGTTTTGTTAGCCGATACATCCAGTCGAAGTTATCAATATTAACCGTCTCTGCAGTTGTATTGTGGTGGGAACTTGGCGAATCCAAACCCGATAGTTTCACCATCGATATCTTGGATGTTGGACATGGACTGTCTTTGGTTTTAGAGAAGAACAATCAAGTTGTGGTTTATGACCTTGGTAATGTATGGCCGGGAGGGTCGATTGTCGAATCTTTGCTGATCCCTACATTGAACAGTAGAGGCATAAGAGGTATCGAAGGTGTGATAATCAGCCACTTTGATTCTGACCATGCCGGTGGCTTTCCGGCATTACTTGAGAGTTACGATCCTAAGTGGGTAAGAACCAGTCAGAACATTAACCTACAAACCCAATCTACCACTCAAGCTCAGTCTAATATTCAAGCATGTACTATTGGAGAGGCTTGGGACTGGCAGGGTATTGAGTTTGAGGTGCTGTGGCCTCCTCAACGAGTGAAGAGGGCATATAACCCACATTCGTGTGTTGTCAGACTATATGAACCAGACTCAGAGTTTTCGATGCTGTTAACGGGTGATATTGAACTGGTAAGTGAGTGGTTACTTGCTCGTCAAGGTGAACGACTCAGGAGTGATGTTATGTTGGTTCCGCATCATGGTAGTGGTTCGTCATCTATCAAACCGTTTATTGAGGCTGTGTCACCTCAGTTGGCGATAGCTTCTCTAGCTAAAGGGAATCAATGGGGAATGCCGAGCGAATCTGTGATTGCACGCTATCAAGAAGTGGGGAGCGCATGGCTTGATACAGGAGAAAGCGGACAAATAACCATCACTCTAACTCAAGAAGGTTGGCAATATCATACGATTAGAGAGGAACAAGGGAGGCAGTGGTATAGGCAGATGCTCCGTAAGGGAGTAGAATAG
- the msbA gene encoding lipid A ABC transporter ATP-binding protein/permease MsbA, with translation MSTQTDETTWVTFKRLWTYIRLYKAGLGVAVIALIINAVSDTYMISLLKPLLDEGFGNAESDFLRTLPIIIFAMMFIRGVSGFVSTYCLSWVSGNVVMEIRRKIFSHFMHMPVSFFDKEQTGALLSRITYDSEQVSAATSKALVSIVREGASIIGLLTLMFWNSWQLSLVLFAVAPLVAWAISIVSKRFRKISKNMQTSMGHVASSAEQMLKGHKVVLTYGGQDLEKHRFDKVSNQMRQQSMKLITAQAAANPIIQMIASVAIVVVLFLASVDSIKAELTPGTFTVVFSAMFGLLRPLKALTNVTSEFQRGMAASTTLFGLMDLDTEQNTGTLKPKTVTGEVAVKEVTFTYDGAEKPALDKVSFNIPKGKTVALVGRSGSGKSTIANLFTRFYDVDSGSIELDGHDIRDYELRNLREHFALVSQNVHLFNDTVANNIAYAAEEQYTREQIEHAAKLAHASEFIEGMENGIDTVVGENGASLSGGQRQRIAIARALLRDAPVLILDEATSALDTESERAIQSALEELQKDKTVLVIAHRLSTIEQADEILVVDDGQIVERGAHAELIEHDGAYAQLHRIQFSG, from the coding sequence ATGTCAACACAAACAGATGAAACTACCTGGGTCACGTTTAAAAGACTTTGGACTTATATTCGATTATATAAGGCTGGCCTTGGTGTTGCGGTTATTGCGCTTATTATAAATGCCGTCTCTGATACCTATATGATTTCCTTACTAAAGCCGTTACTTGATGAAGGCTTTGGTAATGCTGAATCTGACTTTTTACGCACGCTTCCAATCATTATCTTTGCCATGATGTTCATTCGTGGTGTCAGTGGTTTTGTCTCAACCTATTGCTTGAGCTGGGTTTCTGGCAATGTGGTTATGGAGATTCGTCGCAAAATTTTCAGTCATTTCATGCACATGCCTGTTTCTTTTTTCGATAAAGAACAGACAGGTGCACTGCTATCTCGAATTACTTACGATTCTGAGCAAGTGTCTGCCGCAACAAGCAAAGCGCTAGTAAGCATTGTACGTGAAGGTGCAAGTATTATTGGTTTGCTAACATTGATGTTCTGGAACAGCTGGCAGTTGTCTTTGGTTCTATTCGCGGTTGCTCCTCTTGTTGCGTGGGCGATCAGCATTGTATCGAAGCGATTTAGAAAGATTTCTAAAAACATGCAAACCAGCATGGGCCACGTTGCTTCTTCAGCTGAGCAAATGTTGAAAGGCCACAAGGTGGTTCTTACTTACGGTGGTCAGGATCTAGAAAAACACCGCTTTGACAAAGTAAGTAACCAGATGCGCCAACAAAGCATGAAGTTAATCACCGCTCAAGCCGCTGCGAACCCGATCATTCAAATGATCGCTTCGGTTGCGATTGTGGTGGTTCTTTTCTTGGCGAGTGTCGACTCTATTAAAGCAGAACTAACGCCGGGTACATTCACTGTTGTGTTCTCTGCAATGTTTGGTTTGTTGCGTCCACTAAAAGCGCTAACTAACGTAACGTCTGAGTTCCAGCGCGGTATGGCAGCAAGTACCACACTATTTGGTTTGATGGATCTAGATACTGAGCAAAACACAGGTACGTTGAAACCTAAAACGGTAACTGGTGAGGTTGCTGTAAAAGAGGTGACGTTTACTTATGATGGTGCAGAGAAGCCTGCACTCGATAAGGTCAGCTTTAATATACCGAAAGGTAAGACAGTCGCACTTGTCGGCCGCTCAGGTTCGGGCAAGAGTACCATCGCTAACCTGTTTACTCGTTTCTATGACGTCGATTCAGGCTCTATCGAATTGGATGGACACGACATTCGCGATTACGAATTGAGAAATCTACGTGAGCACTTTGCTCTTGTTTCTCAAAATGTTCACCTGTTTAACGATACGGTCGCGAACAACATCGCGTATGCTGCAGAAGAGCAATATACTCGCGAACAGATTGAACACGCAGCCAAGCTTGCTCATGCGAGTGAGTTTATCGAAGGCATGGAAAATGGCATCGATACCGTTGTTGGTGAAAATGGCGCAAGCCTTTCTGGCGGTCAAAGACAGCGTATTGCGATAGCACGTGCATTATTAAGAGATGCACCTGTACTGATTCTTGATGAGGCGACCTCTGCATTGGATACTGAATCAGAGAGAGCGATTCAGTCTGCATTGGAAGAACTACAAAAAGATAAGACTGTGTTGGTAATTGCTCACCGTTTATCGACTATCGAGCAAGCCGATGAGATCTTAGTGGTTGATGATGGCCAAATTGTAGAAAGAGGCGCACACGCAGAACTTATTGAACATGATGGTGCTTACGCGCAGCTGCATCGAATTCAGTTCAGCGGATAA
- the lpxK gene encoding tetraacyldisaccharide 4'-kinase gives MIEKIWFNNHPLKYLLWPLLWPLSQLFKMISGQRRNAYLSGKKETYRPPLPVIVVGNITAGGNGKTPVVIWLVEMLQANGFKPGVVSRGYGAKAPNYPLVLDENTPAEHSGDEPRLIRKRTGCPVAVDPVRANAVKALLSEGVNVIITDDGLQHYALERDIEFSVIDGARRFGNESLIPLGPLREPVSRLDDVDFLINNGGKAQGREFSMSLQPSQAVNLKTGQKVSVAELPKLVAFAGIGHPPRFFKTLDDLDGDVVFTQGFADHQDFDKDELHTLAKKGMNMIMTEKDAVKCGEYAQENWWYLPVSAQFDEDSQQQILKRINEVMEYYGSPSA, from the coding sequence GTGATCGAAAAGATTTGGTTTAACAATCATCCGTTGAAATATCTACTTTGGCCACTTCTGTGGCCATTGAGCCAGCTGTTCAAAATGATCAGTGGGCAGCGTCGTAATGCTTATCTCTCTGGAAAGAAAGAAACCTATCGACCACCTCTACCTGTAATTGTTGTTGGTAACATAACTGCTGGTGGCAATGGTAAAACACCCGTTGTGATCTGGTTGGTTGAGATGCTGCAAGCCAATGGCTTTAAACCTGGTGTGGTGTCTCGAGGTTATGGAGCTAAAGCGCCAAATTATCCCCTCGTTCTAGATGAAAATACGCCAGCCGAACACTCGGGTGATGAACCTCGTTTGATTCGCAAGCGAACCGGTTGTCCTGTTGCGGTTGACCCTGTACGTGCAAATGCCGTGAAGGCTTTGCTGAGTGAAGGTGTTAATGTCATTATTACTGATGATGGCCTGCAGCATTATGCACTTGAGCGCGACATTGAATTTTCAGTTATTGATGGTGCAAGACGTTTCGGTAATGAGAGCCTAATTCCACTTGGTCCATTACGAGAGCCAGTATCACGTTTAGATGATGTTGATTTCTTGATTAACAATGGCGGAAAGGCGCAAGGGCGAGAGTTCTCAATGTCTTTGCAACCAAGCCAAGCTGTGAACCTAAAAACGGGTCAGAAAGTATCGGTCGCTGAATTACCAAAGCTGGTGGCTTTTGCAGGAATCGGTCACCCGCCACGCTTTTTTAAAACATTAGACGATCTTGATGGTGATGTGGTTTTCACACAAGGCTTCGCTGACCATCAGGATTTTGATAAAGATGAACTTCATACCTTAGCAAAGAAAGGTATGAATATGATTATGACAGAAAAAGACGCTGTTAAATGCGGAGAATATGCTCAGGAAAATTGGTGGTATCTTCCAGTTTCTGCGCAGTTCGACGAAGATTCACAACAGCAAATTTTAAAAAGAATAAATGAGGTTATGGAATACTATGGATCACCGTCTGCTTGA
- a CDS encoding Trm112 family protein yields the protein MDHRLLEIVACPVCKGKLTYDKDKDKDKQELVCKIDRLAYPIKEGIPVLLEPEARTLSMDEGK from the coding sequence ATGGATCACCGTCTGCTTGAGATCGTTGCTTGCCCTGTATGTAAAGGTAAACTAACTTATGACAAGGACAAGGACAAGGACAAGCAAGAGCTTGTTTGTAAAATCGATCGCTTAGCTTACCCAATCAAAGAGGGTATTCCTGTTCTTCTTGAACCTGAAGCTCGCACTCTTTCAATGGACGAGGGCAAGTAA
- the kdsB gene encoding 3-deoxy-manno-octulosonate cytidylyltransferase has protein sequence MSYTVVIPARYQSSRLPGKPLADIGGKPMIQWVYEQSMKAGADNVIIATDDARVEKAAKAFGATVCMTSPNHESGTERLAEVIEVMKIPDDHIIVNVQGDEPLIPPAIINQVANNLANSTAPMATLGVEITHADEVFNPNAVKVVTDKDGYALYFSRATIPWDRDAYANNGTAAESPLLRHIGIYAYRAGFINTYINWEPSTLERIECLEQLRVLWYGEKIHVDVVVEAPAAGVDTPEDLEAVRAIIG, from the coding sequence ATGTCTTACACGGTTGTTATACCGGCAAGATACCAATCGAGCCGTTTGCCAGGTAAGCCTCTGGCTGACATTGGCGGCAAGCCGATGATTCAATGGGTATACGAACAGTCAATGAAGGCAGGTGCTGATAACGTTATTATCGCTACCGATGACGCTCGAGTTGAAAAAGCGGCGAAAGCATTTGGTGCAACCGTTTGTATGACATCACCGAATCATGAATCAGGTACTGAGCGCTTAGCTGAAGTGATTGAGGTAATGAAGATTCCTGATGACCATATCATAGTGAATGTTCAAGGTGATGAGCCACTTATCCCGCCTGCCATTATTAATCAAGTGGCGAATAACCTCGCAAACAGCACCGCACCAATGGCAACGTTAGGCGTAGAAATTACTCACGCTGATGAAGTGTTTAATCCTAACGCTGTAAAAGTCGTGACGGATAAAGACGGTTACGCACTGTATTTTAGTCGTGCGACGATTCCTTGGGATCGTGATGCTTACGCGAACAACGGTACAGCTGCGGAATCTCCTTTGCTTCGTCATATTGGTATCTACGCTTACCGAGCGGGTTTCATCAATACGTATATCAATTGGGAACCGAGTACCCTAGAGCGTATTGAGTGCCTAGAGCAACTTCGCGTACTTTGGTACGGAGAGAAGATCCACGTAGACGTAGTGGTTGAAGCGCCTGCAGCGGGTGTCGATACCCCAGAAGACCTAGAAGCGGTTCGCGCCATCATTGGTTAA
- the cmk gene encoding (d)CMP kinase, which translates to MPSQSPVITVDGPSGAGKGTLCMLLADKLGFHLLDSGAIYRVLALAAIHHGVDTESEDALVPLATHLDVQFIAEGDLVKVILEGEDVSGELRKEETGMAASKVAALPRVREALLRRQRAFSAAPGLVADGRDMGTVVFPEAEAKIFLDASAEERASRRLKQLQQKGLDVKFDDLLSEIQERDDRDRNRPVAPLRPAEDALVLDSTSMNIEQVVEKALHYIESKLAG; encoded by the coding sequence ATGCCTTCTCAAAGCCCAGTGATTACGGTTGATGGACCAAGTGGTGCAGGTAAAGGTACCCTGTGTATGTTGCTAGCAGATAAGCTAGGCTTTCATCTTCTAGACTCAGGTGCGATCTATCGCGTACTGGCGTTAGCGGCAATTCATCACGGTGTAGATACTGAATCAGAAGATGCTTTAGTACCGCTTGCCACTCACTTAGACGTACAGTTTATTGCTGAAGGCGACCTAGTTAAGGTTATCTTAGAAGGCGAAGACGTGTCGGGTGAGCTTCGAAAAGAAGAGACTGGCATGGCGGCTTCAAAAGTTGCTGCTTTACCTCGCGTTCGTGAAGCTCTGCTTCGTCGTCAACGTGCATTCAGTGCAGCGCCTGGCCTAGTGGCTGATGGCCGTGACATGGGAACGGTTGTGTTCCCTGAAGCTGAAGCGAAAATATTTTTAGATGCAAGTGCTGAAGAGCGTGCGAGTCGCCGCCTTAAACAGTTGCAACAGAAGGGGTTAGATGTTAAATTTGACGACCTTTTGAGCGAGATCCAAGAGCGAGACGACCGAGATCGTAATCGCCCAGTGGCGCCACTTCGCCCTGCAGAGGATGCTCTAGTGCTTGATTCCACCTCAATGAATATTGAGCAGGTAGTAGAAAAAGCACTACACTATATTGAATCGAAACTAGCTGGGTAA